Proteins encoded within one genomic window of Triticum aestivum cultivar Chinese Spring chromosome 2D, IWGSC CS RefSeq v2.1, whole genome shotgun sequence:
- the LOC123053146 gene encoding uncharacterized protein, whose amino-acid sequence MSVEYNMDEALKARNTAESKFHARDLRGARKYAVKAQNLCPSLEGISQMASTLEVHLAAESKIDGESDWYRILSLPAFADEEDVKKQYRKLALQLHPDKNKSVGAEEAFKLISEAWSVLSDTSRKTIYDQKRSDHSVVNVTNGMYTYDKKATKRARKNAAAAAAAAAAAAAAAEATARPAGVDTFWTSCNRCRMQYEYLRMYLNHNLLCPNCHHAFMAVETGFPCNGSSSSFSWSTKQQPQNHSSTKHSYGSTSRTSSIPGTGHVGYQQDSTYDSYNSQSFQWNQYSKTAPAADTNAYSTQASEKPRRNEESYSYNYPESGNTCDPERTTSRRGRFAKRRRHSNDYTTVDYAGDNKETVVASTETNAFTDVGRVNGTSVEKMRSAVSVRRANVLREISQIDTRGLLVEKAKEAVRGKLQELSMAACSRFAEKRKSEGKVYPSDNNIKANGVLSGKLGKGLKLCSSISVDTHIPAAATDEKNPEQKRVPVSIDVPDPDFHDFDKDRTERAFYSDQVWATYDSEDGMPRLYAMVQKVLSMRPFRIRMSFLNSKSNIELSPINWVASGFQKTCGDFRVGRYQITETVNIFSHKVSWTKGPRGIIRIIPQKGDTWALYRDWSPDWNELTPDDVIYKYEIVEVIDDFTEEQGLTVIPLLKVAGFKAVFHRHMDPKEVRRIPKGELFRFSHQVPSRLLTGEEGNNAPEGCHELDPAATPVDLLKVITEVNEDVVAQTAE is encoded by the coding sequence ATGAGTGTGGAGTACAATATGGATGAAGCTTTGAAAGCACGAAATACTGCAGAGAGCAAGTTTCATGCGCGCGACCTCAGGGGCGCGCGCAAGTACGCGGTCAAGGCCCAGAATCTCTGCCCATCACTTGAGGGCATATCCCAGATGGCGTCGACTCTTGAAGTTCATCTTGCAGCGGAGTCCAAGATTGATGGAGAGAGTGACTGGTACCGGATCTTGTCCCTGCCCGCCTTTGCAGATGAAGAGGATGTGAAGAAGCAGTACAGGAAGCTAGCTCTCCAGCTGCACCCTGATAAGAACAAGTCAGTCGGTGCTGAGGAGGCCTTTAAACTGATCTCTGAGGCGTGGAGTGTGTTGTCTGATACTAGTCGGAAGACAATTTATGATCAGAAGAGGTCAGATCATTCTGTTGTCAACGTAACCAATGGCATGTATACGTATGACAAGAAGGCGACCAAGAGAGCTCGAAagaatgctgctgctgccgccgccgccgccgctgctgctgcggctgctgctgagGCTACTGCTCGTCCTGCTGGTGTTGATACTTTCTGGACATCTTGCAATCGCTGCCGTATGCAGTATGAGTACTTAAGAATGTATCTTAATCATAACCTTCTGTGCCCAAACTGCCATCACGCGTTCATGGCGGTAGAGACTGGATTTCCTTGCAACGGAAGCAGTTCATCTTTCTCCTGGTCAACCAAGCAGCAGCCACAGAACCACAGTTCCACCAAACATTCATATGGCTCAACAAGCAGGACTTCTAGCATTCCGGGGACAGGGCATGTGGGGTATCAGCAAGATAGTACTTATGATTCCTACAACAGTCAAAGCTTTCAGTGGAATCAGTACTCCAAGACAGCGCCTGCAGCTGACACAAATGCTTACAGTACCCAGGCTTCCGAGAAACCTAGAAGAAATGAAGAGAGCTACAGCTACAACTACCCTGAAAGTGGAAACACATGTGACCCTGAGAGAACTACTTCAAGGCGTGGCCGGTTTGCAAAGCGGAGAAGGCATAGTAATGATTATACGACTGTGGATTATGCTGGAGATAACAAAGAAACAGTGGTTGCAAGCACAGAGACAAATGCTTTCACTGATGTGGGGCGGGTTAATGGCACTTCAGTGGAAAAGATGAGATCTGCAGTGAGTGTAAGGAGAGCTAATGTTTTGAGAGAGATCTCCCAGATTGATACACGGGGTCTACTTGTTGAGAAAGCCAAAGAAGCCGTCCGGGGAAAATTGCAAGAGCTGAGCATGGCAGCATGTTCACGGTTTGCAGAGAAAAGGAAGTCAGAAGGAAAGGTATATCCTAGTGACAACAACATAAAGGCAAATGGGGTCCTCTCTGGCAAGCTTGGCAAAGGACTCAAGCTATGCAGTTCAATAAGTGTCGACACCCACATACCTGCAGCTGCAACTGATGAAAAAAATCCAGAACAGAAGCGTGTGCCTGTTTCGATTGATGTCCCAGATCCTGACTTCCATGATTTTGATAAGGATCGCACAGAGAGAGCTTTTTATAGTGACCAAGTATGGGCTACATATGACAGTGAGGATGGAATGCCTCGTCTGTATGCAATGGTGCAGAAAGTTCTTTCAATGAGACCTTTCAGAATCCGCATGAGTTTCCTCAATTCCAAATCCAATATTGAACTGTCGCCAATAAACTGGGTTGCCTCTGGTTTCCAGAAAACATGTGGCGATTTTAGGGTTGGAAGGTACCAGATTACGGAAACAGTCAACATATTTTCGCACAAAGTCAGCTGGACTAAAGGCCCCCGTGGGATTATCAGAATTATTCCTCAGAAAGGTGATACATGGGCTTTGTACCGAGACTGGTCTCCTGATTGGAACGAGCTTacacctgatgatgtgatatataaATACGAGATTGTCGAAGTTATTGATGATTTCACTGAGGAGCAAGGGCTGACTGTCATTCCATTATTGAAGGTTGCTGGCTTCAAAGCTGTGTTCCATAGGCACATGGACCCCAAGGAGGTGAGGAGGATACCAAAGGGTGAGCTGTTTCGATTCTCGCATCAGGTTCCTTCTCGACTGCTGACTGGTGAAGAAGGCAACAATGCCCCGGAAGGTTGTCATGAGCTCGATCCTGCTGCAACCCCAGTGGACCTTCTTAAGGTTATTACAGAGGTGAATGAAGACGTGGTGGCGCAGACTGCTGAATAG